The following proteins are encoded in a genomic region of Thermococcus pacificus:
- the sfsA gene encoding DNA/RNA nuclease SfsA — MRKPVLLELNVVPCTFIERLNRFVALVDVKGETRKALITNTGRLEEFMTPGRKAFCTPKSGGKTDFVLVAFEDLGGRGAVIDTRTQAKAFERALELNLVPWLKDCRIKRKEVRTGKSRLDYLFECPDGEIHAEMKSAVLRGGDRGEYAMYPDCPSTRGQKHIRELIGLSKEGKRTMIFFIGAMPGVEKFTPYEKGDPEIARLLKEARKAGVEIHALSISLLPDGRVVLERPSLEVELREDF, encoded by the coding sequence ATGAGAAAGCCCGTACTGCTGGAGCTCAACGTCGTCCCCTGCACTTTCATCGAGAGGCTCAACCGCTTCGTCGCTTTGGTTGATGTCAAAGGGGAAACCAGAAAAGCTCTTATCACAAACACCGGCCGCTTGGAAGAGTTCATGACCCCCGGTAGGAAGGCATTCTGCACCCCGAAGAGCGGGGGAAAGACGGACTTTGTCCTGGTGGCTTTTGAGGACCTGGGCGGAAGGGGTGCGGTGATAGACACTAGGACCCAGGCCAAAGCCTTCGAAAGGGCCCTTGAGCTAAACCTCGTCCCATGGCTCAAAGACTGCAGGATAAAGCGAAAGGAGGTACGGACTGGGAAGTCCCGCCTCGATTACCTCTTCGAGTGCCCCGACGGGGAGATCCACGCTGAAATGAAGAGCGCCGTGCTGAGGGGTGGAGATAGGGGAGAGTACGCCATGTACCCGGACTGTCCCTCAACGCGGGGCCAGAAGCATATAAGGGAGCTTATAGGACTCTCAAAGGAAGGCAAGAGGACGATGATATTCTTCATCGGGGCGATGCCGGGGGTGGAGAAGTTCACACCCTACGAAAAGGGAGACCCGGAGATAGCGCGCCTTCTGAAAGAGGCTAGGAAGGCCGGAGTTGAAATCCATGCCTTGAGCATCTCACTCCTCCCGGACGGCAGGGTAGTCCTTGAGAGACCGAGCCTTGAGGTCGAGCTGAGGGAGGATTTTTAA
- a CDS encoding toprim domain-containing protein encodes MTIVDVRILVEGASDVEVVSKALQGLALGSEYNITISAIIPTTNVEIAKSAAAGADLLIIATDADRVGRDLAERLYNELNEMVGHVERMKLPLGHDLEHVDVELVRKELRNTLVRAGLKSLQVLPGYMEIRKELLDVKGKYDQLANDYEALYKEHEELQKKYEELHAEYTRLRSENEGLRELLTKKSRPVKIEDAWKGLFPAEPVPEERILALAVEKLGLAGKIIVGQGYIFAEDESLIEELLKTVYLSLAVKEELEEKKEPKPPKPPEGKPSASKPEETNIVENPEVNPDDIERLLKGVGDE; translated from the coding sequence ATGACCATAGTCGATGTTAGAATTCTCGTTGAAGGCGCGAGCGACGTTGAGGTGGTAAGCAAAGCCCTCCAGGGGCTCGCACTCGGAAGCGAGTACAACATCACGATTTCCGCGATAATCCCAACGACCAACGTGGAGATAGCGAAGAGCGCGGCCGCTGGAGCCGACCTTCTCATAATAGCCACCGACGCCGACAGGGTTGGAAGGGATCTCGCGGAGAGGCTCTACAACGAACTTAACGAGATGGTCGGTCACGTCGAGCGGATGAAGCTCCCCCTTGGCCACGATTTAGAACACGTCGATGTTGAACTCGTGAGGAAGGAGTTGAGGAACACGCTCGTGAGGGCCGGACTTAAGAGCCTTCAGGTTCTTCCCGGCTACATGGAAATAAGGAAGGAACTCCTTGACGTCAAGGGCAAGTACGACCAGCTGGCCAACGACTACGAGGCCCTCTACAAAGAGCACGAGGAGCTCCAGAAGAAGTACGAGGAGCTTCACGCCGAATACACCCGGCTCAGGAGCGAAAACGAGGGGTTGAGAGAACTCCTCACCAAGAAGAGCAGACCTGTTAAGATAGAAGACGCGTGGAAGGGCCTCTTCCCGGCCGAGCCTGTGCCGGAGGAGAGAATACTCGCGCTGGCCGTTGAAAAGCTTGGTCTTGCCGGGAAGATAATCGTCGGGCAGGGTTACATCTTTGCCGAGGACGAATCGCTAATAGAGGAACTCCTCAAGACGGTTTATCTGAGCCTCGCCGTTAAGGAGGAGCTTGAGGAGAAGAAAGAGCCAAAGCCCCCCAAACCGCCGGAGGGGAAGCCGTCAGCCTCCAAGCCTGAGGAGACGAACATCGTTGAAAACCCCGAAGTGAATCCCGACGACATAGAGCGCCTGCTGAAGGGCGTCGGCGATGAGTGA
- the xerA gene encoding site-specific tyrosine recombinase/integron integrase has protein sequence MSEIAEIVEEFGTYLDLEGKSPNTIRMYSYYIRRYLEWGGTLNARSALRFLARLRREGYSNRSLNLVVQALRAYFRFEGADDEAEKLKPPKVPRSLPKALTREEVKRLLSVIPPTKKRDRLIVLLLYGAGLRVSELCNLKRRDIDLERNLIVVRGGKGAKDRVVPIPAFLSDAIRDYLESRDDDSEYLIVEEGRRKKDRLSTKTVWHLLKKYGERAGVEVTPHKLRHSFATHMLENGVDIRAIQELLGHSNLSTTQIYTKVTVEHLRKAQEKARLIEVLMD, from the coding sequence ATGAGTGAAATCGCAGAGATCGTGGAGGAGTTCGGAACCTACCTCGACCTCGAGGGCAAGAGCCCCAACACGATTAGGATGTACTCCTATTACATAAGGAGATACCTCGAGTGGGGCGGAACGCTGAACGCGCGCTCCGCCCTCCGTTTTCTTGCAAGGCTCAGGAGAGAAGGCTACTCCAACAGGAGCTTAAACCTTGTTGTTCAAGCGTTGCGCGCCTACTTCCGCTTTGAGGGGGCAGATGATGAGGCGGAAAAGCTAAAGCCTCCCAAAGTCCCCAGAAGTCTGCCGAAGGCCCTGACGAGGGAGGAGGTAAAGAGGCTCCTCTCAGTTATCCCCCCGACAAAGAAGCGCGACAGGCTCATTGTTCTCCTCCTCTACGGGGCGGGCCTCCGCGTCAGCGAGCTGTGCAACCTCAAGAGGAGGGACATCGACCTTGAGAGGAACCTAATAGTGGTACGTGGCGGTAAAGGAGCCAAGGACAGGGTCGTCCCGATTCCAGCTTTCCTGAGCGACGCTATCAGAGACTACCTCGAGAGCAGGGACGACGACAGCGAATATCTAATCGTTGAAGAGGGAAGGAGAAAAAAGGACAGGCTCTCCACAAAGACGGTCTGGCACCTGCTCAAGAAGTACGGTGAGAGGGCCGGCGTTGAGGTCACCCCCCACAAGCTCCGCCACAGCTTCGCGACGCACATGCTTGAGAACGGCGTGGACATAAGGGCGATTCAGGAGCTTCTCGGCCACTCCAACCTCTCGACGACACAGATATACACGAAGGTCACGGTGGAGCACCTGCGGAAGGCCCAGGAGAAGGCGAGGCTGATAGAGGTGCTGATGGACTGA
- the pfkC gene encoding ADP-specific phosphofructokinase, with protein MVRELLEKARELSIYTAYNTNVDAIVYLNGEMVQRLIDEFGADAVKKRMDEYPREINEPLDFVARLVHALKTGKPMAVPLVNEELHTWFDSHFEYDVERMGGQAGIIANLLANLDFNRVLVYTPHLAKKQAMMFVDKPNLLYPVVEKGKLVLKHPHEAYRENDPIKVNRIFEFRAGTTFKLGNETVTVPFSGRFIVSARFESIRIYTEPELKPFLPEIGEMSDGAILSGYQGIKLRYSDGKDANHYLREAKKDILLLKREKDVKVHLEFASIQNRELRKKVIYNLFPLVDSVGMDEAEIAHVLNALGYSKLADRIFTYNRIEDTVLGGKILLDEMNLEVLQIHTIYYIMYITHADNPLSEDELRSSLELATTLAAARASLGEIRSPEDFKVGLNVPYNERGEYVKLRFEEAKRRLRTREYKVVIIPTRLVKNPVSTVGLGDTISAGAFTSYLALLKKKGTL; from the coding sequence ATGGTCAGGGAGCTCCTTGAGAAGGCGAGGGAACTTTCAATATACACCGCTTACAATACCAACGTTGATGCCATAGTGTACCTGAACGGGGAGATGGTGCAGAGGCTAATAGATGAGTTCGGCGCCGATGCCGTGAAGAAGAGAATGGACGAGTATCCGAGGGAGATAAATGAGCCCCTTGACTTCGTGGCGAGACTGGTTCACGCCCTAAAGACTGGTAAGCCGATGGCCGTTCCTCTGGTTAACGAAGAACTCCACACCTGGTTCGACTCCCACTTCGAATACGATGTCGAGAGGATGGGAGGCCAGGCCGGAATAATAGCCAACCTTTTAGCGAACCTCGACTTCAACCGCGTTCTGGTCTACACTCCTCACCTGGCCAAAAAGCAGGCCATGATGTTTGTGGACAAGCCGAATCTCCTCTATCCAGTCGTTGAGAAGGGAAAGCTTGTTCTCAAGCACCCCCACGAGGCCTACCGCGAGAACGATCCGATAAAGGTCAACCGCATCTTCGAGTTCCGCGCGGGGACAACCTTTAAGCTCGGGAACGAGACGGTGACAGTCCCCTTCTCGGGCCGCTTTATCGTTTCGGCAAGGTTTGAGAGCATAAGGATTTATACCGAGCCCGAGCTTAAGCCGTTCCTGCCAGAGATAGGTGAGATGAGCGATGGTGCTATTCTCTCCGGCTACCAGGGGATAAAGCTCCGCTATTCCGACGGGAAAGATGCAAACCACTACCTGCGCGAGGCAAAGAAGGACATTCTCCTCCTCAAACGCGAGAAGGACGTTAAAGTTCACCTCGAGTTCGCCTCCATACAGAACCGCGAGCTGAGGAAGAAGGTCATATACAACCTCTTCCCTCTCGTCGACAGCGTTGGAATGGACGAGGCGGAAATAGCCCACGTTCTCAACGCTCTCGGCTACTCAAAGCTGGCTGACAGGATATTCACCTACAACCGCATAGAAGATACGGTCCTGGGCGGAAAAATACTCCTTGACGAGATGAACCTTGAAGTTCTTCAGATCCACACGATTTACTACATAATGTACATCACCCACGCCGACAACCCGCTGAGCGAGGACGAGCTGAGGAGCAGCCTTGAACTTGCCACGACCCTTGCCGCGGCGAGGGCCTCTCTGGGAGAGATACGCTCTCCTGAGGACTTCAAGGTTGGCTTAAACGTTCCCTACAACGAGCGCGGCGAATACGTCAAGCTCCGCTTTGAAGAGGCGAAGAGAAGGCTGAGGACACGGGAGTACAAGGTCGTGATAATTCCAACGAGGCTAGTGAAGAACCCCGTTTCAACGGTTGGCCTCGGCGACACGATCTCCGCTGGAGCCTTCACGAGCTACCTCGCATTGCTGAAGAAGAAGGGCACGCTTTGA
- a CDS encoding maleate cis-trans isomerase family protein, producing MYGWRGRLGLIVPSSNTTMEMELHNYLPEGLSLHTARVPLRNVNEEELIKMNSLAVEAAKLLGDAGVELILYGCTSGSFIGGKDYEKELEARIESEANVPVVSTSTAVVEALKILDAQSILVITPYTDEINRREKEFLEANEFEVLDIRGLGIEDNAQIGKLEPYEAYRLAKASFIDEADAIFISCTNLRTFEIIEALEEDLGVPVVTSNQASFWLALREMDVMEKIPELGRLFTEY from the coding sequence ATGTACGGATGGAGAGGAAGGCTGGGCCTTATAGTGCCCTCATCGAACACAACCATGGAAATGGAGCTTCACAATTACCTCCCCGAGGGCCTTTCGCTCCACACCGCGAGGGTTCCGCTCAGGAACGTCAACGAGGAAGAGCTGATAAAGATGAACTCCCTGGCCGTTGAGGCAGCCAAGCTCCTCGGGGATGCGGGCGTCGAGTTAATCCTTTATGGCTGTACCAGCGGTTCCTTCATAGGTGGAAAGGACTACGAGAAGGAGCTTGAGGCGAGGATCGAGAGCGAGGCAAACGTTCCAGTGGTGAGCACCAGCACCGCCGTGGTTGAAGCGCTTAAGATACTCGACGCCCAGTCGATTTTAGTGATAACCCCATACACCGACGAGATAAACCGGCGGGAAAAGGAGTTCCTTGAGGCCAACGAGTTCGAAGTCCTCGACATCAGGGGGCTTGGAATTGAGGACAATGCCCAGATTGGAAAGCTTGAGCCTTATGAAGCCTACCGCCTGGCGAAGGCCAGCTTCATAGACGAAGCCGATGCAATCTTCATAAGCTGCACCAACCTGAGGACGTTTGAGATCATCGAGGCTTTGGAAGAAGACCTCGGCGTCCCCGTCGTTACGAGCAACCAGGCATCCTTCTGGCTGGCTTTGAGGGAAATGGACGTTATGGAGAAGATTCCGGAGCTCGGAAGGCTGTTCACGGAGTACTGA
- a CDS encoding nitroreductase family protein: MELDEAILRRTSVRYFSDEPVSDDAIRELVKAAIRAPTASGLENWLFVAFRSEEARKRAFDLIAEGMVEYYRAVNLPEEKIEKLKNRIYEEGMYRAPVYIAVFIDRRVRFLKGKEFDEVEFIWSVESAAMAIQNLMLKAVELGLGTVYIGVTNFRGIEEKVRELAGLDDNYYLVGLIPVGYPREEVKPRKRRKGIEEVLKFL, translated from the coding sequence ATGGAGCTGGACGAAGCTATATTAAGGAGAACTTCGGTCAGGTACTTCTCGGATGAACCAGTAAGCGATGATGCCATCAGAGAGCTAGTAAAAGCCGCCATAAGGGCGCCGACGGCAAGCGGCCTGGAAAACTGGCTCTTTGTAGCGTTTCGGAGCGAAGAAGCCAGAAAGAGGGCCTTTGACCTGATAGCGGAGGGCATGGTGGAGTACTACCGGGCGGTGAACCTGCCCGAGGAGAAGATAGAGAAGCTCAAAAACCGGATATACGAGGAGGGCATGTACAGGGCGCCGGTCTACATCGCGGTCTTCATCGACAGGCGTGTCCGCTTCCTCAAAGGGAAAGAGTTCGACGAGGTCGAGTTCATATGGAGCGTGGAGAGCGCGGCGATGGCGATTCAAAACCTCATGTTGAAAGCGGTAGAGCTCGGCCTCGGCACGGTGTACATCGGCGTGACGAACTTCCGGGGGATAGAGGAGAAAGTCCGGGAGCTAGCGGGCCTCGACGATAACTACTACCTCGTCGGCCTCATCCCGGTGGGCTATCCGAGGGAGGAAGTAAAGCCGCGGAAGAGGCGGAAAGGAATTGAAGAAGTCCTGAAGTTCCTATGA
- the thiI gene encoding tRNA uracil 4-sulfurtransferase ThiI: MFNVVIVRYGEIGTKSRQTRRWFENLLMNNIREALVSEGIDFKKVEAKHGRVLVKTNRAKEAVEVLTRVFGIVSLSPAMEVDAEMEKINKTALKLFRKKKRELGLEKPRFRVTARRITKEFPLKSPEIQAKVGEYILENEESEVNLHDYDIEVGVELMEGKAYVFVDKVRAWGGLPIGTQGKVVALLSGGIDSPVAAFLMMKRGVEVIPVHIYMGEKTLEKVRKIWNQLKKYHYGGKSELIVVKPKEREKIIQKLKEMKKDKYTCVFCKFMMVRNADKIAKEFGAKGIVMGDSLGQVASQTLENMYIVSQASDLPIYRPLIGMDKEEIVEIAKKIGTFELSTLPEDEIPFIPKHPVIRGSWEEFRKLYKAVFGEEPKKREC; the protein is encoded by the coding sequence ATGTTCAACGTGGTGATTGTGAGATACGGTGAGATTGGAACGAAGTCGAGGCAGACGAGGAGATGGTTCGAGAACCTCCTCATGAACAACATCCGCGAGGCTCTGGTGAGTGAAGGGATTGACTTTAAGAAAGTCGAGGCCAAGCACGGCCGCGTTCTGGTGAAGACAAACAGGGCAAAAGAAGCAGTAGAAGTCCTCACCCGGGTTTTCGGCATCGTCTCGCTCTCCCCGGCGATGGAAGTTGACGCTGAGATGGAGAAGATCAACAAAACCGCGCTCAAGCTCTTCAGGAAGAAGAAGCGCGAGCTTGGGCTCGAGAAGCCCCGCTTCAGGGTCACCGCGAGGAGGATAACCAAGGAATTTCCCCTGAAAAGCCCAGAGATTCAGGCGAAAGTTGGGGAGTACATACTTGAAAACGAGGAGAGCGAGGTAAACCTTCACGACTACGATATAGAAGTCGGCGTTGAGCTGATGGAAGGCAAGGCATACGTCTTCGTTGACAAGGTGAGGGCATGGGGAGGTTTACCAATAGGGACGCAGGGCAAGGTCGTGGCCCTTCTCAGCGGAGGCATTGACTCGCCGGTTGCCGCTTTCCTCATGATGAAGCGCGGTGTGGAAGTCATTCCAGTTCACATCTACATGGGCGAGAAAACCCTCGAAAAGGTCAGGAAGATATGGAACCAGCTGAAGAAGTACCACTACGGCGGGAAGAGCGAGCTGATAGTGGTTAAACCCAAGGAGCGCGAGAAAATCATCCAGAAGCTCAAAGAGATGAAGAAGGACAAGTACACCTGTGTCTTCTGCAAGTTCATGATGGTGAGGAACGCCGACAAGATTGCCAAAGAGTTCGGTGCAAAGGGCATAGTCATGGGAGATTCGCTAGGACAGGTGGCGAGTCAGACGCTCGAGAACATGTACATCGTCAGCCAGGCGAGCGATCTGCCGATATACCGCCCGCTCATAGGCATGGACAAGGAGGAAATAGTCGAGATAGCCAAGAAAATAGGCACCTTCGAGCTCTCCACGCTTCCTGAGGACGAGATACCATTTATACCAAAACACCCAGTCATAAGGGGCTCCTGGGAGGAATTCCGTAAACTCTACAAGGCAGTATTCGGAGAGGAGCCGAAGAAAAGGGAGTGCTGA
- a CDS encoding DUF998 domain-containing protein: MEFEKLSAYISVFLPVIFLAGLTIVLSKNPWFSFTDNALSDMGSLKNPERWYFNGFLMTFAVITFIAAFGAFRSGLSYLMIFASVSLFLVGVFPEELPYHSPSAVLFYVLALADIALVGIKLGRSGISFGYLWSVLALLTFFLMFYLVNARVFKGLAIPEMIGAITILTWFVYIGLLRLCSQP; this comes from the coding sequence ATGGAATTCGAAAAGCTGTCCGCATATATCTCGGTCTTTCTTCCCGTGATATTCCTTGCAGGCCTCACAATCGTGCTTAGCAAAAACCCGTGGTTCTCCTTTACCGACAACGCCCTCAGCGACATGGGTTCGCTCAAAAACCCTGAGAGGTGGTACTTCAACGGCTTTCTGATGACCTTCGCAGTTATAACCTTCATCGCTGCCTTTGGAGCATTCAGAAGCGGCCTCAGCTACTTAATGATTTTTGCGTCGGTTTCACTCTTCCTCGTGGGGGTTTTCCCAGAGGAGCTGCCCTATCATTCCCCTTCGGCGGTTCTGTTCTACGTCCTCGCACTGGCAGATATAGCCCTCGTCGGGATTAAGCTCGGCCGCTCTGGGATTTCTTTTGGATACCTGTGGTCAGTTCTAGCACTTCTGACGTTCTTTCTGATGTTTTACCTAGTCAACGCCCGCGTCTTCAAGGGTTTGGCCATTCCGGAGATGATCGGCGCAATAACAATACTCACTTGGTTCGTTTACATCGGGCTGCTCCGGCTGTGTTCTCAACCATAA
- a CDS encoding 7-cyano-7-deazaguanine synthase, with amino-acid sequence MKAVALLSSGIDSPVAIYLMLRKGLEITPVHFRQSRRKESKVMELYEILKRYGKLNEPVVIDAYEEQAPVFSKLAELGKAKWTCLFCKWTMVRKACRIGHEIGARAIVTGDSLGQVASQTLDNLVIISSASDLPILRPLIGMDKEEIVRIAREIGTFDVSIEPEEPCPFVPRHPVIRGSFGEFLRIRERLMKEGVL; translated from the coding sequence ATGAAGGCGGTTGCACTACTCAGCTCGGGCATCGACTCACCGGTCGCGATTTACCTAATGCTCCGAAAGGGACTGGAGATAACGCCCGTCCACTTCAGGCAGAGCCGCAGAAAGGAGTCCAAGGTGATGGAGCTATATGAGATCCTCAAGCGCTACGGAAAGCTCAACGAGCCCGTTGTCATAGACGCCTATGAGGAGCAGGCGCCGGTCTTTTCGAAGCTCGCCGAGCTCGGAAAGGCCAAGTGGACGTGCCTCTTCTGCAAGTGGACGATGGTGAGAAAGGCCTGCAGGATAGGGCATGAAATTGGGGCGAGGGCGATAGTGACCGGAGATTCCCTCGGTCAGGTCGCTTCCCAGACCCTCGACAACCTGGTGATAATAAGCTCCGCCAGCGACCTGCCTATACTGAGGCCGCTCATAGGGATGGACAAGGAGGAGATAGTCAGGATAGCCAGGGAGATAGGGACGTTTGATGTTAGCATCGAGCCCGAAGAGCCGTGCCCCTTCGTGCCGAGGCACCCCGTCATAAGGGGCTCCTTTGGAGAGTTCCTTAGAATAAGGGAGAGGCTCATGAAGGAAGGCGTTCTCTGA
- a CDS encoding cysteine synthase family protein, protein MSFAKLEFFNPFSRSIKDRTAFNMLLRAMERGDINGTRKLFEASSGNTSISLAALSNVFGIKFRAYLPKPTPKATQVLLRVLGAEVVVTDSETIDQEMVEFVKEEARKEGAANLNQFENDDNFDVHYRVTAREIEEQLQSIGKEPDVLIAGIGTSGHIAGIAKYLKERYDTYVVGVVPARGEKIPGIKRLETGQKWYPLVEIDRVVKVTRREAIEGSIDVARRDGLLIGLSSGAVAKAYERVSEEFGEGTYVLIFPDDGFKYVEVFESYLGMT, encoded by the coding sequence ATGTCTTTTGCCAAGCTGGAGTTCTTTAACCCCTTCAGCAGGAGCATAAAGGACAGAACCGCTTTTAACATGCTTCTGCGCGCGATGGAGCGCGGGGACATCAACGGCACGAGGAAGCTTTTTGAGGCGAGCTCCGGCAACACCAGCATCTCCCTTGCCGCTTTGAGCAATGTTTTTGGCATAAAGTTCCGGGCTTACCTCCCGAAGCCGACTCCAAAGGCCACGCAGGTTCTCCTGAGGGTTCTCGGCGCTGAGGTCGTGGTCACGGACTCCGAGACCATCGACCAAGAGATGGTCGAGTTCGTTAAGGAAGAGGCGAGGAAGGAAGGAGCAGCCAACCTAAACCAGTTCGAGAACGACGACAATTTTGATGTCCATTACCGCGTTACGGCCAGGGAGATCGAGGAGCAGCTGCAAAGCATCGGGAAGGAACCCGACGTGTTGATAGCAGGAATCGGAACTTCGGGCCACATAGCGGGTATAGCCAAATACCTCAAGGAGCGCTACGATACCTATGTCGTCGGCGTCGTGCCAGCCAGGGGGGAGAAGATCCCGGGGATAAAGCGCCTTGAAACCGGCCAGAAGTGGTACCCCCTGGTGGAGATAGACCGCGTTGTCAAGGTAACGCGGAGAGAGGCCATAGAAGGGTCCATAGACGTCGCCAGAAGGGACGGCCTGCTGATAGGCCTTAGCTCCGGCGCTGTAGCGAAGGCCTACGAGAGGGTCTCGGAGGAGTTCGGCGAGGGCACCTACGTCCTCATCTTCCCCGACGATGGGTTTAAATACGTGGAGGTCTTTGAGAGCTATCTGGGGATGACATGA
- a CDS encoding acetate--CoA ligase family protein, which translates to MKEEALKVIESVLAQGRTALVEYEAKQVLKAYGLPVPEEKLAKTLDEALKYAEEIGYPVAMKLMSPQILHKSDAKVVLLNIKTPEELKEKWEVIHENARKYRPDAEILGVLIAPMLRPGREIIIGVTEDPQFGHAIMFGLGGIFVEVLKDVTFRIIPITERDARKMIQEIKSYPILAGARGEEPADIDAIVQLLLKVSELVDDLRDYIKEMDLNPVFVYERGKGAVVVDARIIVKEPKENRK; encoded by the coding sequence ATGAAGGAGGAAGCCCTCAAAGTTATTGAGTCCGTTTTGGCTCAGGGCAGAACTGCCCTCGTCGAGTACGAGGCCAAGCAGGTCCTCAAGGCCTACGGTCTCCCCGTCCCGGAGGAGAAGCTTGCCAAGACCCTCGATGAAGCTTTGAAGTACGCCGAGGAAATAGGCTACCCAGTGGCCATGAAGCTCATGTCACCGCAGATTCTCCACAAGAGCGACGCCAAGGTGGTTCTCCTCAACATAAAGACGCCGGAAGAGCTTAAGGAGAAGTGGGAGGTCATCCACGAGAACGCGCGCAAATACAGGCCGGATGCAGAGATCCTCGGCGTTCTCATTGCCCCAATGCTCAGGCCCGGCAGGGAGATAATCATCGGCGTTACCGAGGATCCGCAGTTCGGCCACGCGATAATGTTCGGTCTCGGCGGAATCTTCGTCGAGGTTCTGAAGGACGTGACCTTCCGCATAATCCCGATAACCGAGCGCGACGCCAGGAAGATGATCCAGGAGATAAAGAGCTACCCGATCTTGGCTGGAGCGCGCGGCGAGGAGCCGGCCGACATAGACGCCATCGTCCAGCTCCTGCTCAAAGTCAGCGAGCTCGTTGACGACCTTAGGGACTACATTAAGGAGATGGACCTCAACCCGGTCTTCGTCTACGAGAGGGGCAAGGGTGCGGTGGTCGTTGACGCGAGGATCATCGTCAAGGAGCCGAAGGAGAATAGAAAGTGA
- a CDS encoding acetate--CoA ligase family protein yields the protein MAERIVEEMRPFFDPKAVAIIGATNKKGKVGNVIFENFRMNKERGIFKGNIYPVNPKLDEIEGYKVYKSVAELPDDTDLAVISIPAPFVPQTMRDIAEKGIKAVIIITGGFGELGEEGKKLEREIYEIAKANGIRVIGPNCVGVYVPDTGVDTVFLPEEKMDRPKSGPIAFVSQSGAFAAAMLDWAAMAGIGIGKMVSYGNKLDVDDADLMDYFIHDDEINVVTFYIEGVKDGRKFMEAAKRITKVKPVIALKSGRTEYGAKAASSHTGSLAGADTIYDAVFKQTGIIRAEDFEHMFDLAKAFAALKDKLPKGDRIGIITDGGGAGVMASDAVAKFGLKMADLSEETIKFLKENFPPHAVPGNPTDVVGDTDAERYRVAIEAFTKDPNVDAIVIIVLFQVPLLEEEKIIDILAEYQKKSDKPIVAVAMGGKKTDHYARILEDKGVPVYPTPERGVRAMAGLVKYAEYLKRLEE from the coding sequence ATGGCGGAAAGGATAGTGGAAGAAATGAGGCCATTCTTCGACCCGAAGGCGGTCGCTATCATCGGTGCAACCAACAAGAAGGGAAAGGTTGGAAACGTCATTTTTGAGAACTTCAGGATGAACAAGGAGCGCGGAATCTTCAAGGGCAACATCTACCCCGTGAACCCCAAGCTCGACGAGATTGAGGGCTACAAAGTCTACAAGAGCGTTGCAGAGCTCCCGGATGACACTGATCTGGCCGTCATCTCGATTCCAGCCCCATTCGTGCCCCAGACGATGAGGGACATCGCGGAGAAGGGTATCAAGGCCGTTATCATCATCACGGGTGGCTTCGGAGAGCTCGGCGAGGAAGGAAAGAAGCTCGAGCGCGAAATCTATGAGATAGCAAAGGCCAACGGAATACGCGTTATCGGGCCCAACTGTGTTGGCGTTTACGTGCCCGACACGGGCGTTGACACCGTCTTCCTGCCCGAGGAGAAGATGGACAGGCCAAAGAGCGGGCCTATAGCCTTCGTCAGCCAGAGCGGTGCCTTTGCCGCTGCCATGCTCGACTGGGCCGCGATGGCCGGAATAGGAATCGGCAAGATGGTCAGCTACGGCAACAAGCTCGACGTTGACGATGCCGACCTAATGGACTACTTCATCCACGACGACGAGATAAACGTCGTCACCTTCTACATCGAGGGCGTTAAGGACGGAAGAAAGTTCATGGAGGCCGCCAAGAGGATAACCAAGGTCAAGCCTGTGATAGCTCTAAAGAGCGGAAGGACCGAGTACGGTGCTAAAGCAGCATCAAGCCACACCGGTTCTCTGGCCGGAGCGGACACGATTTACGACGCCGTCTTCAAGCAGACGGGCATAATCAGGGCAGAAGATTTTGAGCACATGTTCGACCTGGCCAAGGCCTTCGCGGCACTCAAGGACAAGCTCCCGAAGGGCGACAGGATAGGCATCATCACCGATGGCGGTGGAGCTGGAGTCATGGCCAGCGATGCAGTAGCTAAATTCGGCCTCAAGATGGCCGACCTCAGCGAGGAGACGATAAAGTTCCTTAAGGAGAACTTCCCGCCTCACGCTGTTCCAGGCAACCCGACCGACGTCGTCGGTGACACCGACGCCGAGCGCTACAGGGTAGCTATCGAAGCCTTCACCAAAGATCCGAACGTCGACGCGATAGTTATCATTGTCCTCTTCCAGGTGCCGCTCCTCGAGGAGGAGAAGATAATCGACATTCTCGCGGAGTACCAGAAGAAGAGCGACAAGCCGATAGTGGCAGTGGCGATGGGCGGTAAGAAGACCGACCACTACGCCAGGATACTCGAGGACAAGGGGGTTCCCGTTTATCCGACGCCTGAGAGGGGAGTTAGAGCTATGGCGGGCCTCGTTAAGTATGCCGAATACCTGAAGAGGCTTGAGGAGTGA